The DNA region GCCATGTTTGAAAGGGGGATCAACATTCATGAGTATGGATTTTATTGAAGCAATGAATGAATTGGAGCGGGAAAAAGGGATCAGCAAGGATGTGCTGTTTGAAGCGATCGAGGCGGCATTAATCTCCAGCTACAAGCGTAATTTCAACACCGCCCAGAATGTGCGTGTTGATATGAACCGTAATACGGGAGTGATTCGTGTATATGCCCGTAAATTGATTGTGGAAGAAGTCCTGGATTCACGTACCGAAATTTCATTGCCTGCTGCACGGGAAATCAACCCACACTTCCAGCTGGAAGATATTGCGGAGATTGAAGTTACGCCGCGTGATTTCGGACGTATCGCAGCACAAACTGCCAAACAGGTAGTTACCCAGCGGATTCGTGAAGCCGAACGCGGCCTGATCTACAACGCTTTCGTAGATAAGGAAGAAGACATCGTTACGGGAGTGGTGCAGCGTCAGGATTTGCGCAATATCTACATCGATCTGGGCAAAATCGAAGCGGCTTTGCCGCTGACCGAATTGATGCCGAACGAGAAGTTTGTTCATGGTGACCGCATTAAGGCGTACATCACCAAGGTCGAGAATACGACCAAAGGGCCGCAAATCATTTTGTCCCGTACTCATCCGGGCTTGTTGAAACGTCTCTTTGAACTGGAAGTACCTGAGATTTTTGACGGTGTAGTTGAGATTCGCTCCGTCGCACGTGAAGCGGGTTTCCGCTCCAAGATTGCCGTTCATTCCCGCAATGAGGAAGTCGATCCGGTTGGATCGTGTGTAGGTCCGAAGGGAATGCGCGTGCAGACCATTGTGGGTGAGCTGCGCGGTGAAAAAATTGACATCGTTCGTTTTTCCGACCAGGTAGACGAATATGTGGCTAATGCACTTAGTCCTTCCAAAGTGTTGGAAGTTCAAGTATTCGAGGAAGAAAAGATGGCTCGGGTAATCGTTCCCGACTATCAGCTGTCCCTCGCCATTGGGATCAAAGGCCAAAATGCCCGATTGGCAGCCAAATTGACCGGCTGGAAAATCGACATTAAGAGCGAGAGCCAGGCGGAACAGGAATTCGGCAGAGAGAAAGATTCTTCTTCGGAAATGCATCAAGATTCCGTCTCCGTCGACTAAAGTAAAGCACGGGGGGGCGCTAATGTATGAAAACAAAAAAAGTGCCGTTACGCAAATGTGTGG from Paenibacillus sp. JNUCC-31 includes:
- the nusA gene encoding transcription termination factor NusA, whose translation is MSMDFIEAMNELEREKGISKDVLFEAIEAALISSYKRNFNTAQNVRVDMNRNTGVIRVYARKLIVEEVLDSRTEISLPAAREINPHFQLEDIAEIEVTPRDFGRIAAQTAKQVVTQRIREAERGLIYNAFVDKEEDIVTGVVQRQDLRNIYIDLGKIEAALPLTELMPNEKFVHGDRIKAYITKVENTTKGPQIILSRTHPGLLKRLFELEVPEIFDGVVEIRSVAREAGFRSKIAVHSRNEEVDPVGSCVGPKGMRVQTIVGELRGEKIDIVRFSDQVDEYVANALSPSKVLEVQVFEEEKMARVIVPDYQLSLAIGIKGQNARLAAKLTGWKIDIKSESQAEQEFGREKDSSSEMHQDSVSVD